A section of the Bacillus sp. HSf4 genome encodes:
- a CDS encoding carbonic anhydrase — protein MEGTKNKNVLLITGMEDQLEQSICHAASIQPENTVILKSVFPHISQPYSDLMRDIITLVIQNKTEEILIVRSKNEDPADIDLDNYMLNNPHVSDRLKTIDYLFQHGNPEFPFSNLNEWLNGGKPVDLGIKQSVDMIRQHPFIPSHVKVRGFLIDTEHEVLTEINAE, from the coding sequence ATGGAAGGAACGAAAAATAAAAATGTGTTGTTGATTACCGGGATGGAGGATCAGCTTGAACAATCAATCTGCCATGCGGCATCTATTCAGCCGGAAAACACGGTTATTTTAAAAAGCGTATTCCCTCATATTTCACAGCCATACAGCGATTTAATGAGGGACATCATCACGCTTGTCATCCAGAACAAAACGGAGGAAATATTGATTGTCCGCTCCAAAAATGAAGATCCGGCTGATATCGATCTGGACAATTACATGCTTAACAACCCGCATGTAAGCGATAGATTAAAGACCATCGATTATCTTTTTCAGCATGGCAATCCAGAGTTTCCCTTCAGCAATCTGAATGAATGGCTGAACGGGGGAAAACCCGTTGATTTAGGGATAAAACAAAGTGTCGACATGATTCGGCAGCACCCATTCATCCCCTCACATGTCAAAGTCCGCGGCTTTTTAATAGATACGGAACATGAGGTATTAACAGAAATTAATGCTGAATAG
- a CDS encoding alpha-ketoacid dehydrogenase subunit beta produces the protein MARELSISAALNEAIKLAMRKDDHVILMGEDVAGGAAVDHLQDDEAWGGVLGVTKGLVQEFGRERVLDTPISEAGYIGAAMAAASTGLRPIAELMFNDFIGSCLDQVLNQGAKFRYMFGGKAEVPITIRTTHGAGFRAAAQHSQSLYALFTSIPGLKVIVPSSPYDAKGLFLAAIEDQDPVIFFEDKTLYNITGDVPEGYYTLPIGKADVKREGADVTVFAVGKQIYTALEAAKQLASRGIEAEVIDPRSLSPLDEEAILASVEKTNRLVIVDEANPRCGIAADIASLVADKGFDLLDAPIKKVTAPHTPVPFSPPLEDIYLPTPEKVINTVLEMLGETSPQGV, from the coding sequence ATGGCGAGAGAATTAAGTATATCAGCTGCCCTGAATGAAGCGATCAAACTGGCGATGAGAAAAGACGACCATGTCATTTTAATGGGTGAAGATGTTGCCGGCGGAGCAGCTGTCGATCATTTGCAGGATGATGAAGCATGGGGCGGTGTGCTCGGCGTTACGAAAGGGCTTGTTCAGGAGTTCGGACGCGAGCGCGTCCTTGATACGCCGATTAGTGAAGCGGGCTATATCGGCGCAGCGATGGCGGCAGCTTCAACGGGGCTCAGGCCGATTGCGGAATTGATGTTTAACGATTTTATCGGCAGCTGTCTTGACCAGGTGCTCAATCAAGGGGCAAAGTTCCGCTACATGTTCGGCGGAAAGGCGGAGGTCCCGATTACGATCAGAACGACGCACGGAGCGGGCTTCAGAGCGGCTGCCCAGCATTCGCAAAGCTTGTATGCCCTTTTTACAAGCATTCCCGGCCTGAAGGTCATCGTGCCTTCATCTCCGTATGATGCCAAGGGGCTGTTCTTGGCTGCGATTGAAGACCAGGATCCCGTCATCTTTTTTGAAGATAAAACATTGTACAACATTACCGGTGATGTGCCGGAAGGATATTACACACTGCCGATCGGCAAAGCGGACGTGAAGCGGGAAGGCGCTGATGTCACGGTTTTTGCGGTCGGCAAACAGATCTATACAGCCCTGGAAGCGGCAAAACAGCTTGCATCAAGGGGAATCGAAGCCGAAGTCATAGACCCGCGCAGCCTGTCGCCGCTTGATGAAGAAGCGATTTTGGCTTCGGTGGAGAAAACGAACAGGCTTGTCATTGTTGATGAAGCGAATCCAAGATGCGGCATTGCCGCAGACATCGCCTCATTGGTCGCTGATAAGGGCTTTGACTTGCTCGATGCGCCGATTAAAAAGGTGACAGCGCCGCATACGCCTGTTCCGTTCTCCCCGCCGCTTGAAGATATTTATTTGCCGACTCCGGAAAAAGTCATCAACACCGTATTGGAGATGCTCGGGGAAACATCGCCTCAAGGTGTTTAA
- a CDS encoding sucrose-specific PTS transporter subunit IIBC: protein MQHQEIARELLPLIGGADNIISISHCTTRLRFTVRDEEKIDIEAIERMAAVQGTFFRYGLFQIIFGAGIVNKIYREMAQYSDPAPMDQENTPEAQSGINLLTRFAKTLSDIFVPIIPAIVASGLLMGVIGVIKEFRLAAYDGPVMKMLDIFSSAAFVILPVLLGFSAAKRFGSNPFLGAVIGGILTHPDLLDPEMLGSQTPSFAEILGFQVPLIGYQGTVIPILLSVYIMSKIERFLQRIVPRSLDLIAIPFLTVMASGFAALFIMGPASLFIGHLMSDCLGFIYQNAGAASGFLFGGLYSLLVLTGLHHGFYAIEASLLADPEYGVNFLLPIWSMANVAQGGAGLAVFLMTKNAEVKKIAIPASLTAFLGIVEPVMFGVNLKLIRPFIGASIGGALGGAYVVVMNVAANSYGLSGIPMISIVLPLGPANLIHYLIGFAIAAVSAFIAALCLGFQEEKE from the coding sequence GTGCAGCATCAAGAGATTGCAAGAGAACTGTTGCCCCTCATTGGAGGCGCGGATAATATCATCAGCATCAGCCATTGCACGACAAGGCTGCGCTTCACTGTCAGAGATGAGGAAAAAATAGATATAGAGGCCATTGAAAGGATGGCGGCTGTACAGGGGACTTTTTTTAGATATGGTTTATTTCAGATTATTTTCGGTGCGGGCATCGTCAATAAAATTTATAGAGAAATGGCTCAGTACAGCGATCCCGCTCCTATGGATCAAGAGAACACGCCGGAAGCGCAGTCTGGAATCAATCTATTGACGAGATTTGCAAAAACATTGTCTGATATTTTTGTTCCGATCATCCCGGCGATCGTTGCAAGCGGGTTGCTCATGGGGGTTATCGGTGTCATAAAGGAATTCCGCCTGGCCGCCTATGACGGTCCCGTCATGAAAATGCTCGATATTTTTTCAAGCGCTGCATTTGTCATTCTGCCTGTGCTGCTCGGGTTCAGCGCGGCTAAACGGTTCGGCTCGAATCCGTTTTTAGGGGCCGTCATCGGCGGAATCCTGACTCACCCGGATTTGCTCGATCCGGAAATGCTTGGCAGCCAAACACCGTCCTTTGCAGAGATCCTTGGATTTCAAGTGCCTCTCATCGGCTATCAGGGGACGGTTATCCCGATTCTTTTGTCTGTCTATATCATGAGCAAAATTGAGCGGTTTTTGCAAAGAATCGTTCCCCGGTCATTGGATTTGATCGCCATTCCATTTCTGACGGTGATGGCTTCCGGATTTGCCGCACTGTTTATCATGGGGCCGGCTTCTCTTTTCATCGGCCACTTGATGAGCGATTGTTTGGGGTTTATTTATCAAAATGCAGGGGCGGCTTCCGGATTTTTATTTGGCGGGCTTTATTCACTGCTTGTTTTGACCGGCCTCCATCACGGCTTTTATGCGATTGAAGCGTCCCTGCTCGCAGATCCCGAATACGGTGTCAACTTTTTGCTTCCGATTTGGTCGATGGCCAATGTCGCTCAAGGGGGTGCGGGTCTGGCCGTTTTTCTTATGACAAAAAACGCGGAAGTAAAAAAGATCGCCATCCCTGCATCACTCACTGCTTTTTTGGGAATTGTCGAGCCCGTCATGTTTGGTGTGAATCTGAAACTGATTCGTCCGTTTATCGGGGCATCGATCGGAGGCGCGCTTGGCGGCGCATATGTCGTCGTCATGAATGTAGCGGCAAATTCATACGGACTTTCCGGCATACCGATGATTTCGATTGTTCTTCCTCTCGGGCCGGCTAATCTGATTCATTACTTAATCGGATTTGCGATTGCAGCGGTTTCCGCGTTCATTGCAGCTCTATGTCTCGGGTTCCAAGAAGAAAAAGAATAA
- a CDS encoding thiamine pyrophosphate-dependent dehydrogenase E1 component subunit alpha: MEAALTKEKAVWMYRKMLEIRRFEDRVHELFAQGILPGFVHLYAGEEAVAVGVCAHLNDKDSITSTHRGHGHCIAKGCDLKGMMAEIYGKATGLCKGKGGSMHIADFDKGMLGANGIVGGGFPLACGAALTAKYKNTKNVSVCFFGDGANNQGTFHEGINLAAIWKLPVIFVAENNGYGEATPFSYASSCKSIADRAAGYGIPGIQVDGKDVTAVYQAAQQAVERAKNGEGPTLIECMTYRNYGHFEGDAQRYKTNEEKTEHQEEKDAITAFRNELLTKQVLTEAELTDIEAAVAEAIEEAVEFSEKSAYPDQSELMTDVYVSY, from the coding sequence ATGGAAGCGGCATTGACAAAAGAAAAAGCGGTTTGGATGTACAGAAAAATGCTGGAGATTCGCCGGTTCGAAGACCGGGTGCATGAGCTGTTTGCCCAGGGGATTCTGCCGGGATTTGTCCACCTTTATGCGGGAGAAGAAGCCGTCGCGGTCGGCGTCTGCGCCCATTTGAATGACAAAGACAGCATCACAAGCACACACCGCGGACATGGACACTGTATCGCAAAAGGCTGTGACCTAAAGGGAATGATGGCGGAAATCTACGGAAAGGCCACAGGCCTTTGCAAAGGAAAAGGCGGATCAATGCATATCGCCGATTTTGACAAAGGCATGCTCGGCGCCAACGGAATCGTCGGCGGCGGCTTTCCGCTGGCATGCGGCGCAGCTTTGACAGCAAAATATAAAAATACAAAAAATGTAAGCGTTTGCTTTTTTGGTGACGGGGCCAACAATCAAGGCACATTTCACGAGGGAATCAACCTCGCCGCCATTTGGAAGCTCCCTGTCATCTTCGTCGCCGAAAACAACGGATATGGAGAGGCGACTCCGTTTTCCTATGCGTCAAGCTGCAAATCGATCGCCGACCGGGCAGCCGGCTACGGCATACCGGGCATCCAGGTCGACGGCAAAGATGTGACGGCCGTCTATCAGGCCGCCCAACAAGCGGTAGAACGGGCGAAAAACGGTGAGGGGCCGACATTAATCGAGTGTATGACATACCGGAATTACGGACATTTTGAAGGAGATGCCCAGCGCTATAAAACCAATGAGGAAAAAACAGAGCATCAGGAAGAAAAAGACGCAATCACCGCTTTCAGAAATGAACTGCTGACAAAGCAGGTTTTAACTGAAGCAGAGCTGACCGATATTGAAGCGGCTGTGGCGGAAGCGATAGAGGAAGCGGTTGAATTCAGCGAGAAAAGCGCTTATCCGGATCAAAGTGAGCTCATGACAGATGTTTATGTCTCTTATTAA
- a CDS encoding DUF2294 domain-containing protein, with protein MEKQKLTKGSLEAEISKALTQWEKDYLGRGSVSVKTDILRNMVIVSLNGILTPAEYELCSTKEGLLSIKRTRSGLVESGREQLSRIMKELTGEDTVSFHTDISTHTGERIMVFKLANDLQKKLS; from the coding sequence TTGGAAAAACAGAAATTGACGAAGGGGTCTTTGGAGGCTGAAATCAGCAAAGCCTTAACCCAATGGGAAAAAGACTATTTGGGACGGGGATCCGTATCTGTCAAAACAGACATTCTCAGAAATATGGTCATCGTGTCCTTAAACGGCATTTTGACGCCCGCCGAGTACGAACTTTGCAGTACAAAAGAAGGGCTGTTGTCAATCAAAAGAACCCGCTCCGGCTTGGTGGAATCGGGACGGGAACAATTGAGCCGCATCATGAAGGAGCTAACCGGTGAAGATACGGTCAGCTTCCATACGGATATCAGCACGCACACAGGCGAGCGGATCATGGTGTTTAAATTGGCAAACGACCTGCAAAAGAAATTATCATAG
- a CDS encoding PRD domain-containing protein, with translation MKIKKILNNNALVVKDEDEEKIVLGSGVAFQKKKNDVVDRSKIEKIFVMKDSSEYRQFEKILKTLPEDHIQVAEDIISHAEKELGIKINERIHVAFSDHLSFAIERLSKGMVIKNPLLDEVKVLYTKEFQIGRWAQALIKEKLKIEIPEDEVANIALHIHTAKTNAGDMTKTLDLTTMISDIIRVIENKLNITIKDETISYERLVTHLRFAIQHIETGESFYELDADMISLIKKKFKEAYLCAREIGEFVKNEYGFEFPEKELCYITMHIQRFYQRSALV, from the coding sequence ATGAAAATAAAGAAAATCTTAAATAACAATGCGCTAGTTGTAAAAGATGAGGATGAAGAAAAAATTGTATTAGGGTCTGGGGTCGCATTTCAGAAGAAGAAAAATGATGTTGTCGACAGGTCGAAAATCGAGAAAATATTTGTCATGAAAGACTCATCAGAATACCGCCAATTTGAGAAAATCTTAAAAACACTGCCGGAAGACCACATCCAGGTTGCAGAGGATATTATTTCTCACGCGGAAAAAGAGCTGGGGATTAAAATCAATGAACGGATTCATGTCGCCTTTTCCGATCACCTCTCATTTGCGATTGAACGCTTGAGCAAGGGAATGGTGATTAAAAATCCATTGCTTGATGAAGTCAAAGTCCTTTACACGAAAGAATTCCAAATCGGCCGCTGGGCACAAGCCCTTATTAAAGAAAAGTTGAAAATCGAGATCCCCGAAGATGAAGTCGCAAACATCGCCTTACATATTCACACAGCCAAAACAAACGCCGGTGACATGACAAAGACGCTTGATTTGACAACGATGATCAGCGATATCATCAGGGTCATCGAAAACAAATTGAACATCACCATTAAAGATGAAACCATTTCATATGAGCGGCTCGTCACCCATCTCCGTTTTGCGATTCAGCATATCGAAACGGGGGAATCGTTTTACGAACTGGATGCAGACATGATCAGCCTGATCAAAAAGAAGTTTAAAGAAGCATATTTGTGTGCGCGGGAAATCGGAGAATTCGTCAAGAATGAGTACGGGTTTGAATTTCCGGAAAAAGAGCTTTGCTATATCACCATGCATATCCAGAGATTTTATCAGCGCTCTGCGCTTGTTTAA
- a CDS encoding DJ-1 family glyoxalase III, giving the protein MKKAFVFLIDGFEEIEAITTIDILRRAEVDVVTVSLDGTRRVKGGHEIVVEADQLYEDSDFREAAMLILPGGNVGSKKMLEHQALHKTLQEAAAAEKYVAAICAATMTLGKAGLVSGKKATCYPGVEKELTGADIITNEPVVTDGKIITSRGPATTIPFALKLAELLGGKEKADEVAKAMLVC; this is encoded by the coding sequence ATGAAAAAAGCGTTCGTCTTTTTAATCGATGGATTTGAAGAAATTGAAGCCATTACAACGATTGATATTTTAAGAAGGGCTGAAGTGGATGTCGTCACGGTCTCACTTGACGGGACGCGGCGCGTGAAAGGCGGGCACGAAATTGTAGTGGAAGCCGACCAACTGTATGAGGACTCAGACTTTCGTGAGGCGGCCATGCTGATCCTCCCCGGCGGAAACGTCGGAAGCAAGAAAATGCTGGAGCATCAAGCTCTGCACAAGACATTACAAGAAGCCGCCGCTGCGGAAAAATATGTCGCCGCTATTTGCGCCGCAACAATGACCCTCGGTAAAGCCGGCCTTGTCAGCGGCAAAAAGGCAACCTGCTATCCTGGAGTTGAAAAAGAATTGACGGGTGCGGATATCATCACAAATGAGCCGGTCGTCACAGACGGAAAGATCATCACCTCCCGCGGACCGGCGACAACGATTCCGTTCGCCCTTAAACTTGCAGAACTTTTAGGCGGAAAAGAAAAAGCCGATGAGGTGGCAAAAGCAATGCTCGTCTGCTAA
- a CDS encoding NADH dehydrogenase subunit 5, producing MFDLLDSLFWLKIFFASLALCLFSALLVMHPKVPLPFVRVHAKIIALPPLAALAGVMTASTGHTAAPWRLDSLAWLIALFVLTIGFIVQRYSVRYLFGDRSYRKFFLLLTLTTGGASSAWLNDDLRWLLICWGITLLGLTALIGLNSAWQAAKNAALYAGRIFALSWLAIAAAALWLSLSTGHWQLSSAIAEESLAQLSSWEKIGIGLLVILTVMIPAAQWPFHRWLLDSAIAPTPVSAVMHAGLVNVGGVMLTRFAPMFSGDGLQLILLVPAVLSVLLGTGMMIVQTDYKRQLAASTVAQMGFMLVQCALGAYIAAIIHLVLHGLFKAALFLQAGSAVRRYESFASKPGRPALFWNIIGGVFALTLVTGIWVTAADDGYQLISALVLGWSLFVAWRQLVTGGHGLITRMAGLFILTGASLAFAVIHSVLHGLLKEAVVQGAQSSALAAVLTAAVLLFGTAVGALIIRQRFAWAGALYLLLVKTGEPHSDSVEERPNYLDQYLTEGGRQ from the coding sequence GTGTTTGATCTGCTAGATTCTTTATTTTGGCTGAAAATATTTTTCGCGTCGCTTGCGCTTTGTTTATTCAGCGCACTGCTCGTGATGCATCCAAAGGTTCCATTGCCCTTTGTACGGGTCCACGCCAAGATCATTGCTCTGCCTCCGCTCGCCGCGCTAGCCGGGGTGATGACGGCAAGTACCGGTCATACTGCAGCTCCTTGGCGCTTGGATTCGCTGGCCTGGCTGATCGCCTTGTTTGTCTTGACCATCGGCTTTATCGTTCAGCGCTACTCCGTCCGGTATTTGTTCGGGGACCGCTCCTATCGTAAATTCTTTTTGCTGCTGACGCTTACGACGGGAGGCGCTTCATCCGCCTGGCTGAACGATGATCTTCGCTGGCTCCTCATTTGCTGGGGAATCACTCTGCTCGGCTTGACTGCGCTTATCGGTTTAAACAGCGCTTGGCAGGCCGCGAAAAATGCCGCTTTGTATGCGGGCCGGATCTTTGCGCTCAGCTGGCTGGCTATAGCGGCGGCGGCTCTTTGGCTCTCTCTCTCGACAGGGCACTGGCAGCTCTCATCCGCCATCGCGGAAGAGAGCCTGGCACAGCTCAGCTCATGGGAGAAAATCGGAATCGGTCTCCTTGTCATTTTAACGGTGATGATTCCTGCGGCGCAGTGGCCGTTCCATCGCTGGCTGCTCGATTCGGCGATTGCGCCGACTCCCGTTTCCGCGGTCATGCACGCCGGACTCGTAAATGTCGGCGGGGTTATGCTGACCCGTTTCGCACCGATGTTCAGCGGTGACGGGCTGCAGCTTATTCTGCTTGTTCCCGCCGTTCTTTCAGTCTTACTCGGAACGGGCATGATGATCGTCCAAACGGACTACAAGCGGCAGCTCGCAGCTTCAACGGTCGCGCAGATGGGCTTTATGCTTGTCCAATGCGCATTAGGCGCCTATATCGCCGCTATTATTCATCTCGTCTTGCACGGCCTGTTCAAAGCCGCCCTTTTCCTGCAAGCCGGATCAGCGGTGCGCCGTTATGAATCGTTCGCATCTAAACCGGGCAGGCCGGCTCTTTTTTGGAACATCATAGGCGGCGTCTTCGCTCTTACTCTCGTAACCGGAATCTGGGTCACAGCTGCGGATGATGGCTATCAATTGATCAGCGCCCTTGTATTAGGCTGGTCACTGTTTGTTGCTTGGCGACAGCTTGTCACAGGCGGGCACGGACTCATCACACGAATGGCCGGACTTTTCATTTTAACGGGGGCTTCTCTCGCGTTTGCCGTCATTCATTCCGTTTTACACGGGCTCTTGAAGGAAGCCGTTGTACAGGGGGCGCAGTCGTCCGCTCTGGCGGCTGTTTTAACAGCGGCCGTGTTGTTATTCGGCACTGCGGTCGGCGCTTTGATCATTCGGCAACGCTTTGCATGGGCCGGCGCACTTTATCTGCTTCTTGTGAAAACGGGTGAGCCCCATTCCGATTCGGTCGAAGAACGGCCGAACTATCTAGACCAATATCTTACAGAAGGAGGTCGTCAATGA
- a CDS encoding putative inorganic carbon transporter subunit DabA, whose product MKAASTLSKQLIFKSEHQADDLNIDELVQAAARVIAPLWPIETFAARHPWMGLEEQTFEQTARRLKQQLHVDIYPKPSIFRSAKQRGEIDEAILEKKLLHWLDSHPPGMQRETAEAFCKAALKLDEIPEKLMSSPHVKKLAKQASSGVNADWETSFIKPLSVFAGQKTAHLLDHQVIKWSKLYLDESQSAWRLPHREKGFYSAWRQLVEHDPALSRAERQRLNGWPEEPKDALKRSLAALDISNGDMQDYLEAHLLSLPGWAGMMLWRSQHSREEEGLLLEYLAIRLSMEWMLVEPYLPLSKPKPEKEMQLVPLIAAWLHWGGLTPDAWLKLSPAEQKARLTLAHRFDGMTCRRLWLEAWEETYAAEIKKLTADKPAAAETSEPVLAQLAFCIDVRSEPFRRALEKSGPFETYGTAGFFNLAIETCELGSQHSHSSLPVILKPQHRVKETAEESSFKTFQEHKKAAASLSSAFKKMKQNLLAGLLLPEVSGPWLSLQMTARSLAPRKAGEAFRKARKAWLKKPQAKLSLDRIETPEADIPVGFTEEEKAAYARQALQMMGITDRFAPLVVICGHGSRSTNNPYASALDCGACGGASGAFNARVLAAICNLPSVRRRLRSDGIFIPDDTVFTAAEHITTLDELHWLYVPELSEKAQKAFDRIQSALPDVSRTVGGERLAELPQFGYKNPRNEIERFAEDWSEIRPEWGLARNASFIIGTRRLTRGANLEGRAFLHSYDWRNDIDGSILSGIISGPGTVAQWINLQYYASTVAPHYYGSGNKATQTVTSGLGVMQGNASDLLTGLPWQSVMLSDQEIYHAPLRLLIVIEAPREHIERLLEQDQSFRQKVENDWILLASIDPHGNWENWTKTK is encoded by the coding sequence ATGAAAGCAGCATCCACATTGTCTAAACAATTGATCTTCAAATCCGAACATCAGGCCGATGACCTTAATATCGACGAATTGGTGCAAGCGGCAGCACGGGTCATTGCGCCGCTTTGGCCTATCGAAACCTTTGCCGCGCGCCATCCGTGGATGGGTCTTGAAGAACAAACATTTGAACAGACAGCGCGGCGGCTTAAACAACAGCTTCATGTTGACATCTACCCAAAGCCCTCGATTTTCCGCTCTGCAAAACAACGGGGGGAAATTGATGAGGCGATTCTTGAAAAAAAGCTGCTGCATTGGCTTGATTCGCACCCGCCCGGTATGCAGAGGGAAACAGCAGAAGCGTTTTGCAAAGCCGCGCTCAAGCTGGACGAAATACCTGAAAAGCTTATGTCATCCCCCCATGTAAAGAAGCTTGCCAAACAAGCCTCCAGCGGGGTAAATGCTGACTGGGAAACGAGCTTTATTAAACCGCTAAGTGTTTTTGCCGGACAAAAAACCGCTCACCTCCTTGACCATCAGGTGATTAAATGGTCTAAGCTGTACCTTGATGAGTCACAATCGGCATGGCGGCTTCCGCATCGTGAAAAAGGGTTTTACAGTGCATGGCGGCAGCTTGTCGAGCACGACCCCGCCCTGTCGCGCGCGGAACGCCAACGGCTGAATGGGTGGCCGGAAGAACCGAAAGACGCATTAAAAAGATCGCTCGCAGCACTTGATATTTCTAATGGAGACATGCAGGACTATCTCGAAGCTCATTTGCTTTCTTTGCCGGGATGGGCCGGGATGATGCTCTGGCGCTCCCAGCATTCGCGGGAAGAAGAAGGGCTGTTGCTCGAGTATCTGGCTATCCGGCTTTCAATGGAATGGATGCTAGTTGAGCCTTATTTGCCGCTGTCTAAGCCAAAACCTGAAAAAGAGATGCAGCTCGTTCCTTTGATTGCGGCCTGGCTGCATTGGGGCGGCCTCACTCCTGACGCATGGCTCAAACTTTCTCCGGCAGAGCAAAAAGCGCGCTTAACACTCGCTCACCGCTTTGATGGCATGACGTGCAGGCGCCTCTGGCTGGAAGCGTGGGAGGAAACATATGCCGCCGAGATCAAGAAGCTCACGGCTGACAAACCGGCAGCTGCCGAAACAAGTGAACCGGTGCTCGCCCAGCTTGCATTTTGTATCGATGTCCGTTCAGAGCCGTTCCGCCGTGCATTAGAGAAATCAGGACCTTTTGAAACGTATGGGACAGCCGGCTTTTTCAACCTGGCAATCGAAACGTGTGAACTTGGCAGCCAACATAGCCACAGCTCTCTGCCGGTCATTCTCAAACCGCAGCATCGAGTAAAAGAAACGGCTGAAGAATCGAGTTTTAAAACATTTCAAGAACATAAAAAAGCGGCAGCTTCGCTAAGCTCAGCCTTTAAAAAAATGAAACAGAATCTTTTGGCGGGTTTACTGCTTCCCGAAGTAAGCGGTCCTTGGCTGAGCCTGCAAATGACCGCGCGCAGCCTGGCTCCCCGCAAAGCAGGAGAAGCTTTCCGGAAAGCGCGGAAGGCATGGCTGAAGAAGCCTCAGGCAAAGCTCTCGCTTGATCGCATAGAAACACCTGAAGCCGACATTCCGGTCGGATTTACGGAAGAAGAAAAAGCCGCCTATGCCAGACAGGCATTACAGATGATGGGGATCACAGACCGGTTCGCTCCGTTGGTTGTCATTTGCGGACACGGCAGCAGAAGCACGAATAACCCTTATGCCTCGGCATTGGACTGCGGCGCCTGCGGAGGCGCATCGGGTGCTTTCAACGCACGCGTCCTTGCCGCTATATGCAACCTTCCCAGCGTCAGACGAAGGCTCCGCTCCGACGGCATCTTCATACCGGATGATACGGTGTTTACCGCCGCAGAGCACATTACAACATTGGATGAATTGCATTGGCTCTATGTACCTGAGCTGTCGGAAAAAGCTCAAAAGGCGTTTGACCGCATTCAGTCAGCGCTCCCCGATGTCAGCCGCACTGTCGGAGGAGAACGCTTAGCCGAATTGCCTCAGTTTGGATATAAAAATCCGCGCAATGAGATTGAGCGCTTTGCCGAAGATTGGAGTGAAATCCGTCCCGAATGGGGCCTGGCCCGAAACGCTTCATTCATTATTGGCACACGCCGGCTTACACGGGGAGCCAACCTTGAAGGAAGGGCTTTTCTGCACAGCTATGACTGGCGGAATGACATAGACGGTTCCATCCTTAGCGGCATCATTTCAGGGCCTGGGACGGTGGCCCAATGGATCAATCTGCAGTATTACGCATCAACCGTTGCACCGCATTATTACGGAAGCGGAAATAAAGCGACTCAAACCGTCACTTCCGGCCTCGGCGTTATGCAGGGAAATGCAAGTGATTTGCTGACAGGTCTCCCTTGGCAGTCTGTCATGCTGTCAGATCAAGAGATTTATCATGCGCCTCTCCGGCTGCTTATTGTCATTGAGGCGCCCCGGGAACATATCGAACGGCTGCTTGAACAGGATCAATCTTTTCGGCAAAAAGTGGAAAACGACTGGATTCTCCTTGCTTCAATCGATCCGCACGGAAACTGGGAGAACTGGACAAAAACAAAATGA